The following are encoded together in the Nocardioides sp. Arc9.136 genome:
- a CDS encoding VOC family protein: protein MSVTAHPTSISPCLWFDDQLEEAAAFYVSVFPNSSLGHLSRYSDAGPGEPGTVMAGDFVLDGITFRGINGGPQFRFTEAVSFEIACRDQAEVDRYWDVLLADGGEESMCGWLKDRFGLSWQVVPTRLYELVSDPDPVRAGAAVQAMLGMRRLVVADLEAAADAATGAPA, encoded by the coding sequence ATGTCCGTCACCGCCCACCCCACCAGCATCAGTCCCTGCCTGTGGTTCGACGACCAGCTCGAGGAGGCCGCGGCGTTCTACGTGTCGGTCTTCCCGAACTCCTCGCTCGGCCACCTCAGCCGCTACAGCGACGCCGGGCCCGGCGAGCCCGGCACCGTGATGGCCGGCGACTTCGTCCTCGACGGGATCACCTTCCGCGGCATCAACGGCGGCCCGCAGTTCCGGTTCACCGAGGCGGTGTCCTTCGAGATCGCCTGCCGCGACCAGGCGGAGGTCGACCGGTACTGGGACGTCCTGCTCGCCGACGGCGGCGAGGAGTCGATGTGCGGGTGGCTCAAGGACCGGTTCGGGCTGTCCTGGCAGGTCGTGCCGACCCGTCTCTACGAGCTGGTCTCCGACCCCGACCCGGTCCGGGCCGGCGCCGCCGTCCAGGCGATGCTGGGGATGCGCCGGCTCGTCGTCGCCGACCTCGAGGCGGCCGCGGACGCCGCCACCGGCGCCCCCGCGTGA
- the panB gene encoding 3-methyl-2-oxobutanoate hydroxymethyltransferase: MSEETAPYGTGPAKPAASAPVKRVRTHHLREMKERGERFTMLTAYEQYAAQTFDEAGIDVLLVGDSASNNVFGNETSLPVTVDELLPLARAVTRSARRALVVADLPFGSYQASPEQAYLTAVRFMKEAGAHAVKLEGGVEMAPQVRKLVEGGIPVMAHIGFTPQSEHTLGGYRVQGRGEAAKRVLEEARAMEDAGAFAVVMEMVPGDVAAEVTAALAIPTIGIGAGASCDGQVLVWQDAFGLRTARMPRFVKQYADLHGVLLAAAQEYAADVRAGTFPGPEHTF, translated from the coding sequence ATGAGCGAGGAGACCGCGCCGTACGGCACCGGTCCGGCGAAGCCGGCCGCGAGCGCACCGGTCAAGCGCGTCCGCACCCACCACCTGCGCGAGATGAAGGAGCGCGGCGAGCGGTTCACGATGCTCACCGCCTACGAGCAGTACGCCGCGCAGACCTTCGACGAGGCCGGCATCGACGTCCTCCTGGTCGGCGACAGCGCCTCGAACAACGTCTTCGGCAACGAGACCTCGCTCCCGGTGACCGTCGACGAGCTCCTCCCGCTCGCGCGCGCCGTGACCCGCTCGGCCCGCCGCGCGCTGGTCGTCGCCGACCTGCCGTTCGGCTCCTACCAGGCCTCGCCGGAGCAGGCGTACCTCACCGCGGTGCGCTTCATGAAGGAGGCCGGCGCGCACGCCGTCAAGCTCGAGGGCGGCGTCGAGATGGCCCCGCAGGTGCGCAAGCTCGTCGAGGGCGGCATCCCGGTGATGGCCCACATCGGCTTCACCCCGCAGAGCGAGCACACCCTCGGCGGCTACCGCGTCCAGGGCCGCGGCGAGGCCGCGAAGCGGGTGCTCGAGGAGGCGCGCGCGATGGAGGACGCCGGCGCGTTCGCCGTCGTGATGGAGATGGTCCCCGGCGACGTCGCCGCCGAGGTGACCGCCGCGCTCGCCATCCCCACCATCGGGATCGGCGCCGGCGCGTCCTGCGACGGCCAGGTGCTGGTCTGGCAGGACGCCTTCGGGCTCCGGACCGCGCGGATGCCGCGCTTCGTCAAGCAGTACGCCGACCTGCACGGCGTCCTGCTCGCCGCCGCCCAGGAGTACGCCGCGGACGTCCGGGCCGGCACGTTCCCCGGGCCCGAGCACACGTTCTGA
- a CDS encoding sorbosone dehydrogenase family protein, with protein MRALSAGLLTTLVVGLAPAPAGAAPLDGPPRTAAGGPDRAAKALPALRVRTLASGLDHPWDVKPITGGRLLATERDSARLLVVDGGTARPVDFPSGSVWVSGETGLMSLEVDPDFADNKRFYTCQGGFTGGGGHDVRVMAWKLKGGAAKPVRKLVGGFPVSSGRHGGCKLLVARNGALLVGTGDAAVGTNPRDLRSLGGKVLRLDRRTGKPWPGNPFAKAGNRNKRYVFTYGHRNVQGLAQRADGSIWSVEQGTYRDDEVNLLKRGGDYGYHPVPGYNEDVPMTDQSLPGEQQAARWRSGDPTLATSGAAWVRGGGGWGGYAGMLAVGVQKGQRVLFLRFDARGRLKGSRTPAALREFGRIRSVVSAPDGDLLLTTDNGDGQDRLLRVSPR; from the coding sequence ATGCGCGCGCTCTCGGCCGGACTGCTCACCACCCTCGTCGTCGGGCTCGCCCCGGCCCCGGCCGGGGCGGCGCCCCTCGACGGCCCCCCGCGGACCGCGGCGGGCGGGCCGGACCGGGCCGCGAAGGCCCTGCCCGCGCTCCGGGTGCGCACCCTCGCGTCGGGGCTCGACCACCCCTGGGACGTCAAGCCGATCACCGGCGGGCGGCTGCTGGCGACCGAGCGCGACAGCGCCCGGCTGCTGGTGGTCGACGGCGGCACCGCCCGGCCGGTCGACTTCCCCAGCGGGTCCGTGTGGGTCTCGGGCGAGACCGGGCTGATGTCGCTCGAGGTCGACCCGGACTTCGCCGACAACAAGCGCTTCTACACCTGCCAGGGCGGCTTCACCGGCGGCGGTGGGCACGACGTCCGGGTGATGGCCTGGAAGCTCAAGGGCGGGGCGGCCAAGCCCGTCCGCAAGCTCGTCGGCGGCTTCCCGGTCAGCAGCGGACGGCACGGGGGCTGCAAGCTGCTCGTCGCCCGCAACGGCGCGCTCCTCGTCGGCACCGGCGACGCCGCCGTCGGCACCAACCCGCGCGACCTGCGGTCGCTCGGCGGCAAGGTCCTGCGCCTGGACCGGAGGACCGGCAAGCCGTGGCCGGGCAACCCGTTCGCGAAGGCCGGCAACCGCAACAAGCGCTACGTCTTCACCTACGGCCACCGCAACGTCCAGGGCCTGGCGCAGCGCGCCGACGGCAGCATCTGGTCGGTCGAGCAGGGCACCTACCGCGACGACGAGGTCAACCTGCTCAAGCGGGGCGGTGACTACGGCTACCACCCGGTCCCCGGCTACAACGAGGACGTGCCGATGACCGACCAGTCGCTGCCGGGCGAGCAGCAGGCGGCCCGGTGGCGCTCCGGCGACCCGACGCTGGCCACGTCCGGCGCTGCGTGGGTCCGGGGCGGCGGGGGCTGGGGCGGCTACGCCGGGATGCTCGCGGTCGGGGTGCAGAAGGGTCAGCGGGTGCTCTTCCTCCGCTTCGACGCCCGCGGCCGGCTCAAGGGCTCCCGCACCCCCGCCGCGCTCCGGGAGTTCGGCCGGATCCGCTCGGTCGTGAGCGCCCCCGACGGCGACCTGCTGCTCACCACCGACAACGGCGACGGCCAGGACCGCCTGCTCCGCGTCAGCCCGCGCTGA
- a CDS encoding ABC transporter ATP-binding protein yields MVDRTDRRVAFRDVRHHFTVGGAAVPALGPVDLTIDAGELVTIAGPSGCGKTTLLRLLAGFMRPTDGSITVGDAPVRGPAAERGVVFQQPTLFPWLSVRRNVELGPRLRGTGSAERRAAAERYLELVGLQDFAEHRPYELSGGMQQRCQIARVLANEPDIVLMDEPFGALDALTRERLQEELLEIWRSTGRTILFITHSVDEAVFLGSRVLVMSPRPGRIVLDERAVFTDGGGRVPAEEIRALPEYVALREEVRGAIAA; encoded by the coding sequence GTGGTTGATCGGACCGACCGCCGGGTGGCCTTCCGGGACGTGCGGCACCACTTCACCGTGGGTGGTGCCGCCGTCCCGGCGCTCGGGCCGGTCGACCTGACCATCGACGCCGGCGAGCTGGTGACCATCGCCGGTCCCTCGGGCTGCGGCAAGACGACGCTCCTGCGGCTGCTGGCTGGCTTCATGCGCCCCACCGACGGCTCGATCACCGTGGGCGACGCCCCGGTGAGGGGACCGGCGGCGGAGCGGGGCGTGGTCTTCCAGCAGCCGACGCTGTTCCCCTGGCTGTCGGTCCGGCGCAACGTCGAGCTCGGTCCGCGCCTGCGCGGCACCGGGTCCGCCGAGCGGCGCGCGGCCGCCGAGCGCTACCTGGAGCTGGTCGGGCTGCAGGACTTCGCCGAGCACCGTCCCTACGAGCTGTCCGGCGGCATGCAGCAGCGCTGCCAGATCGCCCGGGTGCTCGCCAACGAGCCGGACATCGTGCTGATGGACGAGCCGTTCGGCGCACTGGACGCGCTGACCCGCGAGCGGCTGCAGGAGGAGCTGCTCGAGATCTGGCGCTCGACCGGCCGGACCATCCTGTTCATCACCCACAGCGTGGACGAGGCGGTGTTCCTCGGCTCCAGGGTCCTGGTGATGAGCCCCCGGCCGGGCCGCATCGTCCTCGACGAGCGGGCGGTCTTCACCGACGGTGGTGGACGCGTGCCGGCCGAGGAGATCCGCGCGCTGCCGGAGTACGTCGCGCTGCGCGAGGAGGTCCGGGGCGCGATCGCGGCGTGA
- a CDS encoding ABC transporter substrate-binding protein, with amino-acid sequence MKTRPRRSATALTTAALAGALALSLTGCVESGRSSSAATASEPSDCPWEADDSVTTTARIAWQAIPNADVVVKDLGLLEACMPNAEITWVQAASGGDVVKYYGSGDVDLGLMGSSPATIASSEPVVRDVDIAVVWIHDVIGDAESLVVKDPAVTGLEDLRGGRIGVPFSSTAHYSLLQALTEAGLDPATDVEVVNLDPEKMPGAWQGDQIDAAWVWDPVQTQLLEDGGTRLLSSADTAKAGRPTFDVGTADRGFVAENPAFMEQWAKAQDHAVGLVKDDPSTAAESVAAVLGIDPADAEKQFAGLSYLTAQEQVDYLSASFPDDLLTTAGFLLDQGGIEAVGTAEQYAEHVDAGPAKSALGG; translated from the coding sequence GTGAAGACTCGACCCAGGCGGAGCGCCACGGCGCTCACGACCGCGGCCCTGGCCGGCGCGCTGGCCCTGTCCCTGACCGGGTGCGTGGAGTCCGGGCGCAGCAGCAGCGCCGCCACCGCCTCCGAGCCGTCGGACTGCCCGTGGGAGGCCGACGACTCGGTGACCACCACCGCGCGGATCGCCTGGCAGGCGATCCCGAACGCGGACGTCGTGGTCAAGGACCTCGGCCTCCTCGAGGCGTGCATGCCGAACGCGGAGATCACGTGGGTGCAGGCCGCCTCGGGCGGGGACGTGGTGAAGTACTACGGCTCCGGCGACGTCGACCTCGGCCTGATGGGCTCCTCGCCGGCGACGATCGCCTCCTCCGAGCCCGTCGTGCGCGACGTCGACATCGCGGTCGTCTGGATCCACGACGTCATCGGCGACGCGGAGTCGCTGGTCGTGAAGGACCCCGCGGTCACCGGGCTCGAGGACCTCCGGGGCGGGAGGATCGGCGTGCCGTTCAGCAGCACCGCCCACTACTCGCTCCTCCAGGCGCTGACCGAGGCCGGCCTCGACCCCGCCACGGACGTCGAGGTGGTCAACCTCGACCCGGAGAAGATGCCGGGGGCCTGGCAGGGCGACCAGATCGACGCCGCCTGGGTCTGGGACCCGGTGCAGACCCAGCTGCTCGAGGACGGCGGCACCCGCCTGCTCTCCAGTGCCGACACCGCGAAGGCGGGCCGCCCGACGTTCGACGTCGGCACCGCGGACCGCGGCTTCGTCGCGGAGAACCCCGCGTTCATGGAGCAGTGGGCCAAGGCGCAGGACCACGCGGTCGGGCTGGTCAAGGACGACCCGTCCACCGCGGCCGAGTCGGTCGCGGCCGTCCTGGGCATCGACCCGGCGGACGCCGAGAAGCAGTTCGCGGGCCTGTCCTACCTCACCGCGCAGGAGCAGGTCGACTACCTGTCCGCCTCGTTCCCCGACGACCTGCTCACCACCGCCGGCTTCCTGCTCGACCAGGGCGGCATCGAGGCGGTCGGCACCGCGGAGCAGTACGCCGAGCACGTCGACGCCGGCCCGGCGAAGAGCGCCCTCGGTGGTTGA
- a CDS encoding ABC transporter permease codes for MAQTQAAAASTSATTRATAVVDAADPGPAPSGPGPREVRRRQRLRRLALHTTSLAVLVLGWWLVTRAGLVRPLYLPSPGAVWDALVRANTDHPISPGSERVVRGEQNYYLWEHLLASLQRIAVGVGGGVLLGVPLGLLMGTTWLGTLLEPYLNFLRSLPPLAYIGLLIVWFGIGDTSKIWLLFLAAFPPIAMSTISGVRGVREDQVNAVRSLGASRRQVLSAVVLPATLPEVLTGVRVATGFAWTTVVAAEIANGIPGIGGLAYLAGEQLQSALVIACIVVIGLAAIALDLGLKSLERVLVPWRGKA; via the coding sequence ATGGCGCAGACCCAGGCCGCTGCCGCGAGCACCAGTGCGACCACCCGTGCGACCGCCGTCGTGGATGCCGCCGACCCTGGCCCGGCCCCCTCCGGGCCGGGTCCGCGCGAGGTTCGCCGCCGGCAGCGCCTGCGGCGGCTCGCCCTCCACACGACCTCGCTGGCCGTGCTGGTGCTCGGCTGGTGGCTGGTGACCCGCGCCGGGCTGGTGCGGCCCCTCTACCTGCCCTCGCCGGGTGCCGTGTGGGACGCGCTCGTCCGGGCGAACACCGACCACCCGATCAGCCCGGGCTCGGAGCGGGTGGTGCGCGGTGAGCAGAACTACTACCTCTGGGAGCACCTGCTCGCCAGCCTGCAGCGGATCGCCGTCGGCGTCGGGGGAGGCGTCCTGCTCGGCGTCCCGCTCGGCCTGCTGATGGGCACGACCTGGCTGGGGACGCTGCTGGAGCCGTACCTCAACTTCCTCCGCTCGCTGCCGCCGCTGGCCTACATCGGCCTGCTCATCGTGTGGTTCGGCATCGGCGACACCAGCAAGATCTGGCTGCTGTTCCTGGCCGCCTTCCCGCCGATTGCGATGTCGACGATCAGCGGGGTGCGCGGGGTCCGCGAGGACCAGGTGAACGCGGTCCGCTCGCTGGGTGCCTCCCGCCGGCAGGTGCTGTCCGCGGTGGTGCTCCCGGCGACGCTCCCGGAGGTGCTCACCGGCGTCCGGGTGGCGACCGGGTTCGCGTGGACCACGGTCGTCGCCGCCGAGATCGCCAACGGCATCCCCGGCATCGGCGGCCTGGCCTACCTGGCCGGCGAGCAGCTGCAGAGCGCGCTCGTCATCGCCTGCATCGTCGTGATCGGCCTCGCGGCGATCGCCCTCGACCTCGGCCTGAAGTCCCTCGAGAGAGTCCTTGTCCCGTGGCGGGGCAAGGCATGA
- a CDS encoding circularly permuted type 2 ATP-grasp protein, which yields MRTTKGFEPVHVVYRRIDDEFLDPVHFRADSALGCPGLIDAARAGNVTLANAVGNGVADDKLVYSYMPDIIRYHLGEEPVLRNVDTWRMGEPEHADELLDRLDELVLEPVDGSGGKGIVIGPQATRAELDELRREVLADPWAWIAQPVVQLSTVPTFVDGELGPRHVDLRPFAVNDGSRVWVLPGGLTRVALAEGERELLARWGPRTPGSSPGRPPSSWPPPSRSPGGPTTPGTPTTPGTPGTWSARMSVEVDVTRLA from the coding sequence ATGCGGACCACGAAGGGCTTCGAGCCGGTCCACGTGGTCTACCGGCGCATCGACGACGAGTTCCTCGACCCGGTGCACTTCCGCGCCGACTCCGCGCTCGGGTGCCCCGGGCTGATCGACGCCGCCCGGGCCGGCAACGTCACGCTCGCCAACGCCGTGGGCAACGGCGTCGCCGACGACAAGCTGGTCTACAGCTACATGCCCGACATCATCCGCTACCACCTCGGCGAGGAACCGGTGCTGCGCAACGTCGACACGTGGCGGATGGGCGAGCCTGAGCACGCCGACGAGTTGCTCGACCGGCTCGACGAGCTCGTGCTCGAGCCGGTCGACGGCTCGGGCGGCAAGGGCATCGTCATCGGCCCCCAGGCGACCCGCGCCGAGCTCGACGAGCTGCGCCGCGAGGTGCTCGCCGACCCATGGGCGTGGATCGCCCAGCCGGTCGTCCAGCTCTCGACCGTGCCGACCTTCGTCGACGGCGAGCTCGGGCCGCGCCACGTCGACCTGCGGCCGTTCGCGGTCAACGACGGCAGCCGGGTGTGGGTCCTGCCCGGGGGCCTGACCCGGGTCGCGCTCGCGGAGGGCGAGCGTGAACTCCTCGCGCGGTGGGGGCCAAGGACACCTGGGTCCTCGCCGGGCCGACCGCCGTCGAGCTGGCCGCCACCGAGCAGGAGCCCGGGCGGGCCGACCACGCCGGGCACCCCGACCACCCCGGGCACCCCGGGCACCTGGAGCGCGCGGATGTCGGTGGAGGTGGACGTCACCCGCCTGGCGTGA
- a CDS encoding tetratricopeptide repeat protein has protein sequence MEEPEELKAPPLVFPGQRGHESAYRTAHDLLARRAPVEALDVIEPALEQEPGNTGLRSLRAWAFLLRAQLGRAEEELASLVAENPDDDWARHALGRALERQARLAEALPHLRLAAAMSGDPEHEVAVLRVERRLAETGQRSYDDLT, from the coding sequence ATGGAGGAGCCCGAGGAGCTGAAGGCGCCGCCGCTGGTCTTCCCCGGCCAGCGCGGCCACGAGTCCGCCTACCGCACCGCGCACGACCTGCTCGCCCGCCGCGCGCCGGTGGAGGCGCTCGACGTCATCGAGCCGGCGCTGGAGCAGGAGCCGGGGAACACCGGGCTGCGGTCGCTGCGGGCGTGGGCGTTCCTGCTGCGTGCGCAGCTGGGCCGCGCCGAGGAGGAGCTGGCGTCGCTCGTCGCGGAGAACCCCGACGACGACTGGGCACGCCACGCGCTGGGACGTGCCCTCGAGCGCCAGGCGCGGCTCGCCGAGGCGCTGCCGCACCTGCGGCTCGCGGCCGCGATGAGCGGGGACCCCGAGCACGAGGTCGCCGTCCTGCGCGTCGAGCGACGGCTGGCCGAGACCGGCCAGCGGTCCTACGACGACCTCACCTGA
- a CDS encoding DUF1330 domain-containing protein has product MNTTQTDPRAAKAYAVAYLRDVNVGPAIVDYLQRIDASMAPFGGRFLVHGGALTPLEGAWDGDLVVLEFPDVEAARRWYDSPAYRAILPLRTENSHSIACVVQGVAEGYRATDKLAELAV; this is encoded by the coding sequence ATGAACACCACCCAGACCGACCCCCGCGCCGCGAAGGCCTACGCCGTCGCCTACCTCCGTGACGTCAACGTCGGGCCGGCGATCGTCGACTACCTGCAGCGCATCGACGCCTCGATGGCGCCCTTCGGGGGAAGGTTCCTCGTGCACGGCGGCGCGCTCACCCCGCTCGAGGGCGCCTGGGACGGGGACCTCGTGGTCCTGGAGTTCCCCGACGTCGAGGCCGCCCGCCGGTGGTACGACTCGCCCGCCTACCGGGCGATCCTCCCGCTGCGCACCGAGAACTCGCACTCGATCGCCTGCGTGGTCCAGGGCGTGGCCGAGGGCTACCGGGCCACCGACAAGCTCGCCGAGCTCGCGGTCTGA
- a CDS encoding helix-turn-helix transcriptional regulator translates to MDAPAGTLIREWRVRRRLSQLGLADRAEVSSRHLSWIETGRSRPTAAMVLRLCSHLDVPLREQNRVLLAAGHAPAHPEHRLGDPPMAEANAALEAILRAHQPYPALVVDRQWDLVTANDALYALLGDLDEELLAPPVNVIRLSLHPRGLAPRILNLAEWRAHLAERLRREHEASGEAAIAALLELARDGRTAPAPSSSLVVPLRLRVGTEAVLSLISTTTVFGTPREVTLSELAIEAFYPADEATRGFLQGRP, encoded by the coding sequence GTGGACGCCCCGGCCGGAACCCTGATCCGCGAGTGGCGGGTGCGCCGCCGCCTCTCCCAGCTCGGCCTGGCGGACCGCGCGGAGGTGTCCTCGAGGCACCTGAGCTGGATCGAGACCGGGCGGAGCCGGCCGACCGCCGCGATGGTCCTCCGCCTCTGCTCGCACCTCGACGTGCCGCTGCGCGAGCAGAACCGCGTCCTCCTCGCCGCCGGGCACGCACCCGCCCACCCCGAGCACCGGCTCGGGGACCCGCCGATGGCGGAGGCCAACGCGGCCCTCGAGGCGATCCTGCGGGCCCACCAGCCCTACCCGGCGCTCGTGGTGGACCGGCAGTGGGACCTGGTCACCGCCAACGACGCGCTCTACGCGCTGCTGGGCGACCTCGACGAGGAGCTGCTCGCCCCGCCCGTCAACGTCATCCGGCTCTCGCTGCACCCGCGCGGACTCGCGCCCAGGATCCTCAACCTCGCCGAGTGGCGTGCGCACCTCGCCGAGCGCCTGCGCCGTGAGCACGAGGCGAGCGGGGAGGCGGCGATCGCCGCGCTGCTCGAGCTGGCGCGTGACGGGCGGACGGCCCCGGCGCCCTCGTCGTCGCTCGTCGTGCCGCTGCGGCTGCGCGTCGGGACGGAGGCGGTGCTGTCGCTGATCTCCACCACCACGGTCTTCGGCACCCCGCGGGAGGTGACCCTCTCGGAGCTGGCGATCGAGGCCTTCTACCCCGCGGACGAGGCGACCCGCGGGTTCCTCCAGGGTCGTCCGTAG
- a CDS encoding MBL fold metallo-hydrolase, whose product MRLKPGRPDLHRHASRHDVAPAEAGALGVTFLGVSTLLVSDGASAVMTDGFFSRPGLLRVALGRIAPSPGRIDAALARALGDAGVAGLDAVVPVHSHYDHALDSAVVAARTGAPLLGGASTANVGRGGGLAEDRVRTVASGDVVGCGAFTLTFVASAHCPPDRYPGTIDAPLVPPARTAAYRCGEAWSLLVGHGPSGRTALVQGSAGYVAGSLAGHRAEVAYLGVGQLGVQPEPYLEEYWEHTVRAVGARRVVLTHWDDFFRPLDRPLRALPYAGDDLDATIRILDRLATADGVTVHLPTLWRREDPWSGLPGLPG is encoded by the coding sequence GTGCGCCTCAAGCCCGGACGACCCGACCTGCACCGGCACGCCTCCCGCCACGACGTGGCGCCCGCGGAGGCGGGAGCGCTGGGGGTGACCTTCCTCGGGGTGTCGACGCTGCTGGTCTCCGACGGGGCCTCGGCGGTGATGACCGACGGGTTCTTCTCCCGACCCGGGCTGCTGCGAGTGGCGCTGGGGCGGATCGCCCCCTCGCCGGGCCGGATCGACGCGGCGCTGGCCCGCGCCCTCGGCGACGCCGGCGTGGCCGGGCTGGACGCGGTCGTCCCGGTGCACAGCCACTACGACCACGCCCTCGACTCCGCCGTCGTCGCGGCGCGCACCGGCGCCCCGCTGCTCGGCGGCGCCTCGACCGCGAACGTCGGCCGCGGGGGCGGGCTGGCCGAGGACCGCGTCCGCACGGTCGCCTCCGGGGACGTCGTCGGGTGCGGCGCGTTCACGCTGACGTTCGTCGCCTCGGCGCACTGCCCGCCGGACCGCTACCCCGGCACCATCGACGCGCCGCTCGTGCCGCCGGCGCGCACCGCGGCGTACCGCTGCGGCGAGGCGTGGTCCCTCCTGGTCGGGCACGGGCCGAGCGGCCGGACCGCGCTGGTGCAGGGGAGCGCGGGGTACGTCGCCGGCTCGCTCGCCGGGCACCGCGCCGAGGTCGCCTACCTCGGGGTCGGCCAGCTCGGCGTGCAGCCGGAGCCGTACCTCGAGGAGTACTGGGAGCACACCGTGCGCGCCGTCGGTGCGCGCCGCGTCGTGCTCACCCACTGGGACGACTTCTTCCGGCCCCTGGACCGGCCGCTGCGCGCGCTGCCGTACGCCGGGGACGACCTCGACGCCACCATCCGCATCCTCGACCGGCTCGCCACCGCGGACGGCGTCACCGTCCACCTGCCGACCCTGTGGCGTCGCGAGGACCCCTGGTCGGGGCTGCCCGGGCTGCCCGGCTGA
- a CDS encoding sigma-70 family RNA polymerase sigma factor, whose product MDETEFAAYTDGAWPTLVRAAVFLGCALPDAEDAAQATLVKCYRSWAKVTGADNREAYVYRMLVNTVRDSHRRPWRRERSHADVPQGRAEGHDPHLAVEVTDAVHRALDGLSKVNRDVVVLRYFVQLTEAQTAAALDVAPGTVKSRLSRALAQLATDHHLADLTGRNAP is encoded by the coding sequence ATGGACGAGACGGAGTTCGCGGCGTACACCGACGGGGCATGGCCGACGCTGGTGCGGGCGGCCGTCTTCCTCGGGTGCGCGCTGCCCGACGCGGAGGACGCCGCGCAGGCGACCCTCGTCAAGTGCTACCGGTCGTGGGCCAAGGTGACCGGGGCCGACAACCGGGAGGCCTACGTCTACCGGATGCTCGTCAACACCGTCCGGGACAGCCACCGCCGGCCGTGGCGCCGGGAGCGCTCGCACGCCGACGTGCCGCAGGGCCGGGCCGAGGGGCACGACCCCCACCTCGCGGTCGAGGTGACCGACGCGGTGCACCGGGCGCTGGACGGGCTGAGCAAGGTCAACCGCGACGTCGTGGTGCTGCGCTACTTCGTCCAGCTCACCGAGGCCCAGACCGCCGCCGCGCTCGACGTCGCCCCCGGCACCGTCAAGAGCCGCCTGTCCCGGGCCCTCGCCCAGCTCGCCACCGACCACCACCTCGCCGACCTGACCGGGAGGAACGCCCCGTGA